The nucleotide window GATATTGTCGCGCGGGTCGTAGGGATCGCGGCCGAGGCCATGGCGGACGCGCAGGCCCGCCCATGTGTCGGGCATGACCTGCATCAATCCCATCGCCCCGGCCGACGAAATCGCACGCACGTCGCCCGCGCTCTCGGCGCGCAGCACGGCGCGAATCCAGTGCTCGGGGATGCCGAAACGCTGCGACGCCTCGGAGATGTGCGCCGCAAAGGGATGGGCTGCGGCCGGGCGCTCGACCGGCACGGACTGCGCGACAGCGACGCCCGATCCGATGCAGACTGAAAGCGCCCCCGCCAGCAGCAGGATGGCACAATGCCATGCCGGCCTGTCTCCGCTTCGCCGCCAGCCTGCCAGCGTGCTCGCTGCGGTCAAGGGCAAGGCGCAAGCGCCGGCCGATGGCCGCCCCTGACCTTCGCTGTGCGCGCCGGCCGTCTGGTCGCCGAGCGGGACGAAGGGATGCGACGGCTTTTCCGCGAACAAAGGGATGCCGATCTTTGACCGGGTGGCGGGCCGGACGCGCGCGGCCGTCATTCCTCATCCTCGATCTTCCGGGCGTGCTTCCAACGCAGGGTCCAGACCGATGGATCATCGTTGGACTGGAACAGCTTGGCGCGGATCGGGAACGGGAAGATTGGCCCCCCCAATCGCATCGACACGAACTCGCCAGCGTTCTCGCTGGAGTCTTTCCATGCGGGGCCGGCGTCCGGGCCGTCCTCGCTATCGAGACGCACGCGATAGTCGGGCGCGTTTTTCACGTCGCTCGCTTTGGCCGGGACGATGAACAGCTTTTCGTGGAGGCCGAACGAATGAAGCTCCCCGGCATAGCCGGTTTCGGTGCGGGTGAAGGTGCCTATTTCTGCCATGGGAAATCTCCTGCGATTGGTTTCGGGGGGCGGTTTCAGTGCGTCGGCGCGCGCCACTCGTAGCGGCCGACGCCTTCCTCATCGGTCCAGAGCGGGACCGCTCGGCCGATGACGGAAGCTGCGGGGATGGGTCCGAAATACCGGCCGTCGAGGCTGTCGCGGACCTCCCAATTCATGAGGAAAAGCTGGCCGTCGCCGATGACGCGGCAACCCTGCCAGCCGGGCAGATCGCGGCCGAGGCTGTCGCGCTCCAGCGCATCGCCCATCTCGATCCCGTCAACCGTGATCGTGCGGCCGGTGCGGCAAACCCGCTGCCCCGGCAGGCCGAGGACGCGCTTCAACAGCGGAACGCCTCGCGCGATATAGCCGCGCTCGACCATGAAAGCGGCGAGCGGTTCGGGCGGCATGACGGCGACCAGCTCCGGCACGTCGATCCGCTCGGCCGGCTCGACGGTGTAGAATCCGACCGGTGCGCTGGCGGTGGCGTTCCATATGAGTTTCGTCGGTGTCTTGACCGCGCTTGCGGCGGCGATGCCGATCACCGCCAGCGCCGTCACCGTGAGGGTGCGGCGGCGCGTCATGGCTCGATCCTTCGACGGTGAAGCCAAGCGGCATGTCGCTCGGGCGTGTAGGCGTGCGGTTCCAGATTGGCGGTCAAACGGTTGTGGACGTGCCGCCAGTGATCCGGCGAGGCGTCGGCCGGATCGAGGCCGAGCGCATCCACGGCGTCGATAGCTACAAGCGCACGCTGCACCTTGGGCCAGCCGTCGAGGCGCAACAGGATTTCGCCACCGGGGCGCACGAAGGGCAATGTCTGGAACGGCTCACCGCGCCCGATGGCGCGCACAATGTCGATGCGCGAAACAACCGTGCCATGCTCACCAGATGCCCAACGGACGAAGGCAAAGACGCTGCCCGGCGCGAAGCCGACGACGCTGCGGCGGCGGTCGATGATCTGCTCGTAGCTCTTGCGGCCGAAGCGTATCCAGTGTTCGACCTTGCGTTTCTCGAAGGTCAACTCGACCAATGTGGTGAAGGGCGCAGGCCCGTCCGGCAGCGGACGGCCGTGCGCGCTGCGGTGGGCGCGACGGGTCATTGTTCGTCTCCGGGGATGTGCTGGGGGCTGCGCGGGCGCATCGTGTCGAGCGCGGCCGTCATGGCTCGCCACTTCGGGCAGAACCGGCACCACGCTTCGCCTGCGCGCGCGTCAAAGAAAAAGAGTTAGATTCTCTGTTAGATAAGTTAGCGGTCGGATTCCGCCTTTCAGGCCAAAGAGTTAGCTGCGGTTCGTGCGCCTGATCTGCCGATAGTGCTGCGCCTGATGTGCCGATACCCCGTGCGCCTGATCTGCCGATGGCATTAACAGGGTTATCAACAGTGCCTGTTGATGAGCTTTCGGGGCGGATGCGCAGCAGTTCGCGGCCGTCTTGCCGCTCGATCTGGAGCAGGTAGCCGGGAAGTTGCTGGCGGGCCGCGATCCGGCGCAGGTCGAGCGCAAAGTCGGACGGCCGTGCGAGGCTGCCGGATTTCTGGTGAAGGTGTACGACCTCGAAAATCCAGCCGTGGCGCTGGTGGCCGGCGTGCTTTCTGGCGACGCGGTAAAGCCATCGCTCTATGCCGCCAGTCAGCCGGAAATAGGCCGGGTCGATGGTCAGGACCAGCGAGCGGTCAATGACGCTGTTGTAGAACCATTCGGGCAGGACGAACTCCATGCCCTCGACGCGGCCGGCGCGCGTCGTCATTTCCTCCCACTCGTTGATCCATGAGAATTGCCGGCGACGCCAATGCGGGCCGTTGCGGATGGTGGTTGCAATGACGGTCGATTGCAGCCGCGCCAGCGCGGCTTTCAGAAGCCGATATTGGTGATTGCCGGTCGGCCGCCCGATGGCGCGCAAAAGATGGTAGGGCGTAAACCGGACAAAGCGCGACGTGGTGTGGCCGTTGTTCTCGGCCGCGACGATCTGCGAGGCCGCCCATATTAGCACATCGGCGTCCCAAATGGTCGCCATGCCGTGCTCGGGCATCCCGAACACCTGCACCTCTATGTCGGCGGCCTTGTAGAGAATTGGCTTGCTGCGCGGGGTCTTCGCCAGCGAGAAGAACGGCCGTTCCATCAAGTCGCGCTGGTCGCGCGGCGGCGCGTCGCCCGTTGCGACCACAAAGGGGTCTAGTCGGCTGCGCTCGCTGCCCTCGCCCGGCAACGCGGGGTCGTGATCGTCCTCGCGCAGCATCTAGCAGTCGCCCCGTTCTTCGGGCGTGAGGGGACGCGCGGGAAAGACGGTGCCGGCGGTCTTTTCGCGGGTGGATTTGCGCTCGCCCGCCGCGCTCCAGTCTTCCAGATCGCGGACGGTGTAGAGGACGCGACCGCCGACCTTGCGATAGGTCGGGCCGGTGCCATAGGTGCGATGCTTCTCAAGGGTGCGGATGGATATGCCAAGGAAGCGCGCGGCTTCCTTGGTGCGCAGCAGGCGCGGCGGCAGGCCCGCAAGCGGGTTGGGCATGGATCACCTCCAGTCGGGATTGGGCTGCCGGGGGCGGCAGCGGACCGTGGCGAAACATGGCGAGGGATCGGCGGCGCGTAGCGTGCCGCATTTGCGCCTATGCGCTAGCGGCACCCCCCTTCGGGGCGGCGCGGCTAATAGTTGAGGGATTTCAGCGGCTCATCGCCTGCCGCATTGAATAGGCGAAGACATTCGCACGCGGTTCGGCTAAGAATGTGGGTGGAGCAGACGCGCTGCTCTGGGGCGTCGAAACCCCTCTGTTACCGGTTGGTGCCGGCCGTGACGGCACCAAACTCCTTGACCTTATGGTCGGGGAGCCTGTGGCGTATACAACAGGCTTTCCGAGCTAAAGGCCATGGGGCCGTGTAACAGCGGTTTCGAACTCCCCGATCACCAAGAGTCAGAGAGAATCGTTTGCGGGGGCGCACCGCAGACAAAGCCTCTCGGATGCGGGGAATGACTATGCGGGTTCCCGTCGAACTCGATCCCGATGTGGACGATGAAGCGCCGACCGGCGACACCATAACCGTCTATGATGAACGGCATTACGTCACCTATCTGCGTTTGCTGGATGCAAAGGCCGAGGGCGCGGACTGGAAAGAAGTCGCGCGAATCGTGCTTCACCGTGATCCGGTCGCTGAGGAACTGCGGACCCGCCGTTGCTGGCAAAGTCATCTCGAACGCGCGCAATGGCTATCGCGTGAGGGCTATCGGAAGATTCTGGAGCAGGCGGCAGCCAATAAGGCGTGAGGGCCACGCCTCCCGATCAACGCTTGCCGGGCTTGATCGGGTAGTGAAGCAGCAGGCGATAGCCGCCGCGCATCATTTTGATACCGTGCGCGACCAGGCGGCGGGCCTTGTTCTTGCGCGGATCGTTCTCAAAATCTTCC belongs to Frigidibacter mobilis and includes:
- a CDS encoding lytic transglycosylase domain-containing protein, translating into MTAARVRPATRSKIGIPLFAEKPSHPFVPLGDQTAGAHSEGQGRPSAGACALPLTAASTLAGWRRSGDRPAWHCAILLLAGALSVCIGSGVAVAQSVPVERPAAAHPFAAHISEASQRFGIPEHWIRAVLRAESAGDVRAISSAGAMGLMQVMPDTWAGLRVRHGLGRDPYDPRDNILAGTAYLREMFDRYGNVAAMLAAYNAGPGRYDEHRATGRPLPAETRAYVAALAPILGGAAPSDAPLQPPAPQPDWREAPLFVMRPDDTRAAAAPPSVVQTGDGRAAVPARDHARAESQDGSIFVASASDGETP
- a CDS encoding DUF736 domain-containing protein is translated as MAEIGTFTRTETGYAGELHSFGLHEKLFIVPAKASDVKNAPDYRVRLDSEDGPDAGPAWKDSSENAGEFVSMRLGGPIFPFPIRAKLFQSNDDPSVWTLRWKHARKIEDEE
- a CDS encoding S26 family signal peptidase, which produces MTRRRTLTVTALAVIGIAAASAVKTPTKLIWNATASAPVGFYTVEPAERIDVPELVAVMPPEPLAAFMVERGYIARGVPLLKRVLGLPGQRVCRTGRTITVDGIEMGDALERDSLGRDLPGWQGCRVIGDGQLFLMNWEVRDSLDGRYFGPIPAASVIGRAVPLWTDEEGVGRYEWRAPTH
- a CDS encoding DUF2840 domain-containing protein is translated as MTRRAHRSAHGRPLPDGPAPFTTLVELTFEKRKVEHWIRFGRKSYEQIIDRRRSVVGFAPGSVFAFVRWASGEHGTVVSRIDIVRAIGRGEPFQTLPFVRPGGEILLRLDGWPKVQRALVAIDAVDALGLDPADASPDHWRHVHNRLTANLEPHAYTPERHAAWLHRRRIEP
- a CDS encoding replication initiator protein A, giving the protein MLREDDHDPALPGEGSERSRLDPFVVATGDAPPRDQRDLMERPFFSLAKTPRSKPILYKAADIEVQVFGMPEHGMATIWDADVLIWAASQIVAAENNGHTTSRFVRFTPYHLLRAIGRPTGNHQYRLLKAALARLQSTVIATTIRNGPHWRRRQFSWINEWEEMTTRAGRVEGMEFVLPEWFYNSVIDRSLVLTIDPAYFRLTGGIERWLYRVARKHAGHQRHGWIFEVVHLHQKSGSLARPSDFALDLRRIAARQQLPGYLLQIERQDGRELLRIRPESSSTGTVDNPVNAIGRSGARGIGTSGAALSADQAHEPQLTLWPERRNPTANLSNRESNSFSLTRAQAKRGAGSARSGEP
- a CDS encoding helix-turn-helix transcriptional regulator is translated as MPNPLAGLPPRLLRTKEAARFLGISIRTLEKHRTYGTGPTYRKVGGRVLYTVRDLEDWSAAGERKSTREKTAGTVFPARPLTPEERGDC